One part of the Vicia villosa cultivar HV-30 ecotype Madison, WI linkage group LG6, Vvil1.0, whole genome shotgun sequence genome encodes these proteins:
- the LOC131613724 gene encoding vesicle-associated protein 3-1-like translates to MGQRFSISSDSPDSSNCGSELLGGDYVKLKPQEDYNTPLKINPKELHFPFELKKKSSCTLQLSNDSDDYVAFKIRASNRKNYSISPNHIGVVLPSSTCVITVTMRGKKEAPLDMQYKDKIIIRSIVAKDETIVKNITSEMFYKDSGYEVKECRLKIVYVAPPQ, encoded by the exons ATGGGACAAAGGTTTTCTATTTCTTCTGACTCACCGGATTCCTCCAATTGTGGTTCTGAACTTTTAGGAGGGGATTATGTAAAATTAAAACCACAAGAAGACTATAATACTCCTCTCAAGATAAACCCCAAGGAGCTGCACTTTCCAT TTGAATTGAAAAAGAAGAGCTCATGCACTTTGCAACTATCTAATGATTCCGATGATTATGTGGCTTTCAAG ATTAGGGCTTCAAATCGAAAGAATTATAGTATTAGTCCAAATCACATTGGAGTTGTGTTGCCTAGTTCTACTTGTGTTATCACAG TTACAATGCGAGGGAAAAAGGAAGCACCTCTTGACATGCAATACAAAGATAAGATTATCATTCGAAGCATAGTTGCAAAGGATGAAACAATCGTAAAAAATATCACTTCAGAAATG TTTTACAAAGATTCCGGCTATGAGGTTAAAGAATGCAGATTGAAAATTGTTTATGTCGCTCCTCCTCAATGA
- the LOC131613723 gene encoding uncharacterized protein LOC131613723, with protein MEFLGLKKGNGTVAEYAAKFQELIKYCPHYNTMNVERSKCLKFVNGLRHDIKKAIGYQHITHFLELVNKSHIYDEDSRESASHYKASNDGKGKGQYRGKPYDDKNKKYGYGGKPSGGGSRAPVKCFKCGVEGHRANECNKKIVKCFKCDMLGHKVVDYKVGSGVTCYNCG; from the exons ATGGAATTTCTTGGATTGAAGAAAGGGAATGGAACTGTGGCGGAGTATGCTGCAAAATTCCAAGAGTTGATCAAGTATTGTCCCCATTACAATACTATGAATGTTGAGAGGTcaaagtgtttgaaatttgtgaaCGGTTTGAGGCATGACATTAAGAAGGCTATCGGTTACCAACATATTACTCATTTTTTagagttggttaacaagagtcaTATTTATGACGAagatagtagggagagtgcttctcactacaaggctTCGAATGATGGAAAAGGGAAAGGTCAATACCGTGGAAAACCGTACGATGATAAGAATAAGAAATATGGTTATGGCGGAAAGCCAAGTGGGGGGggatctagagctccggttaagtgcttcaagtgtggtgtcGAAGGACATCGTGCTAATGAATGCAACAAAAAAATTGTTaagtgtttcaagtgtgacaTGCTAGGTCACAAAGTTGTAGATTATAAAGTTGGTTCgggtgtgacttgctacaattgtg gctaa